A portion of the Hoplias malabaricus isolate fHopMal1 chromosome 1, fHopMal1.hap1, whole genome shotgun sequence genome contains these proteins:
- the LOC136665718 gene encoding uncharacterized protein isoform X1 produces the protein MDVKHFVQLLTLFNRFAFTNGQTCTGTCISKTISVSLGTEVLLPCVLQDTNQTDDVLWSQNSSLVTIRPDGIVNFQDSRGGRVMVFPYLFDLGNFSILINGFQDSDLGSYCCQLSHECQKLEIQQSKSGIEQLEDASWNFQWYYFIAASGGLILLMIALSLVYEYRGMCLKRFGNTFHVSSAQNRGPTSNPSGKKLRAEHGGNRERVVSDDNYETMEGVEQQEDYQNMEGQVQGGQSEDTDRDEGDYVNTESGQREIHYISPVGAEAGRHHSQTGHGSNVSVYENEEHDPHLVRISPQPHNKAIREEPTQSILKPSYYVNQSEFCKAESAGKRKKPRKRKKKSQTEYQFRNPIYADSSVVPKT, from the exons ATGGATGTAAAACACTTTGTTCAGCTTTTGACGCTTTTCAACAGGTTTGCGTTCACAAATG GACAAACATGCACAGGAACATGTATTAGCAAGACGATCAGTGTCTCTCTGGGCACGGAGGTTTTGCTCCCATGTGTCTTACAAGACACAAACCAAACAGACGATGTGTTATGGAGCCAGAATTCCAGCCTGGTGACCATCCGGCCTGATGGAATTGTCAACTTCCAGGATTCCAGAGGTGGCAGAGTGATGGTTTTCCCCTACTTGTTTGACCTAGGAAACTTCTCCATCCTCATTAATGGGTTCCAGGACTCTGACCTGGGCTCATACTGCTGCCAGCTCAGCCATGAGTGCCAGAAATTGGAGATACAGCAGAGTAAGAGTGGAATTGAGCAACTAGAAG atGCAAGTTGGAATTTCCAGTGGTACTATTTCATTGCTGCATCAGGAGGTCTCATTCTGCTCATGATTGCATTGAGCCTTGTTTATGAATACAGAG GAATGTGTTTAAAGAGATTTGGTAATACTTTTCATGTCAGCTCAGCACAAAACAGGG GACCAACATCTAATCCCTCAGGAAAAAAACTGAGAGCAGAACACGGTGGGAACAGGGAGCGAGTGGTGAGTGATGATAACTATGAAACCATGGAGGGAGTGGAGCAGCAGGAGGATTATCAAAACATGGAAGGACAAGTGCAAGGTGGACAGTCTGAAGACACGGACAGAGATGAAGGGGACTACGTAAACACTGAGAGTGGACAGCGTGAAATTCATTATATCAGTCCTGTAGGGGCAGAGGCAGGCAGGCACCATAGTCAGACAG GTCATGGTAGTAATGTATCTGTATATG AGAATGAGGAACATGATCCCCATCTTGTTCGCATAAGTCCACAACCTCACAACAAAG CTATCAGAGAAGAACCAACTCAGTCAATTTTGAAACCATCTTACTATG TCAACCAGTCAGAATTCTGCAAAGCTGAAAGTGCTGGCAAGAGGAAAAAACCacgtaaaagaaaaaagaaat CTCAAACTGAATATCAGTTCCGAAATCCAATATATGCAGACAGCAGTGTGGTGCCAAAAACATAG
- the dhx40 gene encoding probable ATP-dependent RNA helicase DHX40 produces MSEPGTLNRAGYSESTQLPIYQHRHKLVECVKENQFVVITGETGSGKTTQLPQYLHRAGLCRDGKISVTQPRRVAAITVAQRVSQEMGFQLGREVGYQVRFDDCTSKDTLIKYVTDGCMLREILADPSLKQYSVVILDEVHERSLNTDILLGLLKQTRSQGSSGRAVPLKVVVMSATLETDKLSAFFGHCPVFTIPGRTYPVKELFCGKIGPKDMDSSVYVKEVVKMALDIHTNEASGDILVFLTGQNEIEKACDMLFEKAESIDYRFDMHDRTVEGLLILPLYGSMPTDQQKQIFQPAPAGVRKCVVSTNIAATSLTINGIKYIVDSGFVKQLNHNSRVGLDILEVVPISKSEAQQRAGRAGRTSAGKCFRIYNKEFWEKCMPEYTVPEIQRTSLTSVVLTLKCLGVHDVIRFPYLDHPEERFLLTALKQLYQFDAIDRKGNVTTLGKLMVEFPLPPGLTRALLKSAALGCEELMLPVAAMLSVENIFIRPGHPEKQKEAEKIHRELAASASSSNDFLVLLCIFEKCKASENPSTWCKHHWIHWRAVKTAFSVETQLTELILRLKQQKDFPQETFKGSNSELLRHCLCLGYFTNVARRSMGKAFCTMDGHGSTVHIHPSSSLFGQEAQLDWIIFHDVLVTSRVYVRTVCPIQYDWVKDLLPKLHEIDVYELSSVAREEVTDKEMAQWEKKIAAKRQTEPSEDASKKLEKRNDESSISDARARYLQRKQNRLQGRDS; encoded by the exons ATGTCTGAACCAGGGACACTGAACCGAGCTGGGTACTCGGAGTCAACACAGCTCCCCATttaccaacacagacacaaactggTGGAATGTGTGAAGGAAAACCAGTTTGTGGTGATTACAGGAGAAACGGGCAGTGGGAAAACAACTCAGCTCCCTCAGTACTTACATCGAGCGG GTTTGTGCAGAGATGGAAAAATCAGTGTGACTCAGCCCAGGAGAGTTGCTGCCATCACTGTGGCTCAAAGGGTGAGTCAGGAGATGGGGTTCCAGTTAGGAAGGGAAGTTGGCTACCAGGTCCGCTTTGATGACTGCACTTCAAAG GATACTTTAATAAAGTATGTAACAGATGGCTGTATGCTGAGGGAAATTCTTGCAGACCCAAGCTTAAAACAGTACAGTGTTGTGATTCTTGATGAAGTCCATGAGAGGAGTCTTAATACG GATATCTTGCTTGGACTGCTGAAACAGACACGGTCTCAAGGATCTAGTGGCCGTGCCGTCCCATTGAAGGTGGTAGTGATGTCTGCTACCCTTGAAACCGATAAGCTCAGTGCTTTTTTTGGGCACTGTCCTGTGTTTACCATTCCTGGAAGAACCTATCCGGTGAAGGAGCTGTTCTGCGGTAAAATTGGTCCAAAGGACATGGACAGTTCAGTTTATGTGAAAGAG GTGGTGAAGATGGCTTTAGATATACATACAAATGAAGCCTCTGGAGATATCCTTGTTTTTCTCACTG gtCAGAATGAAATTGAAAAAGCATGTGACATGCTCTTTGAAAAGGCTGAATCCATAGACTATCGTTTTGATATGCATGATCGAACGGTGGAAGGCCTACTCATTCTGCCTCTGTATGGATCCATGCCAACAG ATCAGCAGAAGCAGATATTTCAGCCTGCTCCTGCAGGTGTGAGGAAGTGTGTAGTATCAACCAACATAGCAGCAACTTCCCTCACAATCAATGGAAtcaa ATATATTGTTGACAGTGGATTTGTGAAACAGCTCAATCACAATTCAAGAGTTGGCTTGGACATCCTTGAAGTGGTACCCATATCAAA GAGTGAAGCTCAGCAGCGTGCAGGAAGGGCAGGAAGAACCTCAGCAGGGAAGTGCTTCAGAATATACAACAAGGAGTTCTGGGAAAAATGCATGCCTGAGTATACTGTTCCAGAGATACAGCGGACAAGTCTCACTTCAGTTGTTCTCACACTCAAATGCCTTGGAGTTCATGATGTAATCAG GTTTCCTTACCTGGATCATCCAGAGGAGAGGTTCCTCTTGACAGCATTAAAGCAACTCTATCAGTTTGATGCTATTGACAG GAAGGGTAATGTAACTACACTGGGAAAATTGATGGTGgagtttcctcttcctcctggacTTACTCGTGCTTTGCTTAAATCTGCTGCTCTTGGATGTGAGGAGTTAATGCTTCCAGTGGCAGCCATGCTCTCAGTGGAAAACATCTTTATCCGACCAG GGcacccagaaaaacaaaaagaagcagagaaaaTACACAGAGAGTTGGCTGCATCTGCAAGCAGCTCTAATGATTTTCTTGTTCTTCTGTGCATCTTTGAAAAGTGTAAAGCAAG TGAGAATCCATCCACATGGTGTAAACATCACTGGATTCATTGGCGTGCAGTTAAAACAGCTTTTAGTGTGGAGACTCAACTAACGGAGCTAATTCTTCGTTTAAAACAG cAAAAAGATTTTCCACAGGAGACATTTAAGGGCAGTAACAGTGAACTTCTAAGGCATTGTCTCTGCCTGGGATATTTCACTAATGTAGCGAGGAGGTCTATGGGAAAAGCATTTTGTACCATGGATGGACATGGCTCCACAGTTCACATTCATCCATCATCATCT CTCTTTGGACAGGAGGCACAGCTAGACTGGATAATTTTCCATGATGTCTTGGTCACTTCACGGGTTTATGTGAGAACTGTATGTCCTATCCaatatgactgggtgaaagACCTGCTACCAAAGCTGCATGAGATAGATGTCTATGAGCTAAGCAGTGTTGCCAGAGAGGAAGTAACTGACAAGGAAATGGCACAATGGGAAAAGAAAATAGCAGCAAAAAGACAAACAG AGCCGAGTGAGGATGCATCAAAGAAGCTTGAGAAAAGAAACGATGAAAGTTCCATTTCAGATGCCCGGGCTCGATATTTACAGCGAAAACAGAATCGACTCCAAGGAAGAGACTCATGA
- the LOC136665718 gene encoding uncharacterized protein isoform X2: MDVKHFVQLLTLFNRFAFTNGNFSILINGFQDSDLGSYCCQLSHECQKLEIQQSKSGIEQLEDASWNFQWYYFIAASGGLILLMIALSLVYEYRGMCLKRFGNTFHVSSAQNRGPTSNPSGKKLRAEHGGNRERVVSDDNYETMEGVEQQEDYQNMEGQVQGGQSEDTDRDEGDYVNTESGQREIHYISPVGAEAGRHHSQTGHGSNVSVYENEEHDPHLVRISPQPHNKAIREEPTQSILKPSYYVNQSEFCKAESAGKRKKPRKRKKKSQTEYQFRNPIYADSSVVPKT; the protein is encoded by the exons ATGGATGTAAAACACTTTGTTCAGCTTTTGACGCTTTTCAACAGGTTTGCGTTCACAAATG GAAACTTCTCCATCCTCATTAATGGGTTCCAGGACTCTGACCTGGGCTCATACTGCTGCCAGCTCAGCCATGAGTGCCAGAAATTGGAGATACAGCAGAGTAAGAGTGGAATTGAGCAACTAGAAG atGCAAGTTGGAATTTCCAGTGGTACTATTTCATTGCTGCATCAGGAGGTCTCATTCTGCTCATGATTGCATTGAGCCTTGTTTATGAATACAGAG GAATGTGTTTAAAGAGATTTGGTAATACTTTTCATGTCAGCTCAGCACAAAACAGGG GACCAACATCTAATCCCTCAGGAAAAAAACTGAGAGCAGAACACGGTGGGAACAGGGAGCGAGTGGTGAGTGATGATAACTATGAAACCATGGAGGGAGTGGAGCAGCAGGAGGATTATCAAAACATGGAAGGACAAGTGCAAGGTGGACAGTCTGAAGACACGGACAGAGATGAAGGGGACTACGTAAACACTGAGAGTGGACAGCGTGAAATTCATTATATCAGTCCTGTAGGGGCAGAGGCAGGCAGGCACCATAGTCAGACAG GTCATGGTAGTAATGTATCTGTATATG AGAATGAGGAACATGATCCCCATCTTGTTCGCATAAGTCCACAACCTCACAACAAAG CTATCAGAGAAGAACCAACTCAGTCAATTTTGAAACCATCTTACTATG TCAACCAGTCAGAATTCTGCAAAGCTGAAAGTGCTGGCAAGAGGAAAAAACCacgtaaaagaaaaaagaaat CTCAAACTGAATATCAGTTCCGAAATCCAATATATGCAGACAGCAGTGTGGTGCCAAAAACATAG